From the Malaclemys terrapin pileata isolate rMalTer1 chromosome 13, rMalTer1.hap1, whole genome shotgun sequence genome, one window contains:
- the LOC128848080 gene encoding killer cell lectin-like receptor subfamily F member 1, producing MLTVLQILTVADFRQCPHWIRIALGVGWAGNIVLLAAVIALGLRVFQLQVPCEEWTRAAVNTLHRDGASHRPTNGTKCDTGLEDFLSRLKQFLCEPSYSSSPEGSRCRLCPTEWLMHEGKCYWASKESRIWHKSHDDCSAKSSRLLVIQDQKEMDFISSVTQDTNPVWLGLTMTSPEWKWTWLDNSLLDQTLFPVVGPGERNSCGVIKGKQIHSETCNAVVKWICEKEALLV from the exons ATGTTGACTGTGCTTCAAATATTGACAGTTGCAGATTTCCGTCAGTGTCCCCACTGGATTCGAATTGCTCTAGGGGTCGGATGGGCTGGGAATATTGTCCTGCTGGCAGCTGTGATAGCGCTGGGGCTGCGGG TTTTCCAGTTACAAGTCCCTTGTGAAGAATGGACCAGAGCAGCAGTGAATACCCTGCATCGCGATGGGGCCAGTCACAGACCCACCAATGGAACTAAGTGCGACACTGGCCTGGAGGATTTCCTGTCTCGCTTGAAACAATTTCTGTGTGAACCTTCCTACAGCAGCTCACCAG AGGGCTCCAGGTGCAGACTCTGCCCCACGGAATGGCTCATGCATGAGGGAAAATGTTACTGGGCATCTAAAGAGAGTCGAATTTGGCACAAGAGCCATGATGATTGCTCAGCAAAGAGTTCTCGCCTCCTGGTGATCCAGGATCAAAAGGAGATG GATTTCATATCCAGTGTTACACAGGACACAAATCCAGTTTGGCTGGGACTCACCATGACCTCCCCAGAGTGGAAGTGGACCTGGCTGGACAACTCCCTTCTAGATCAAACACT GTTCCCAGTAGTTGGCCCTGGTGAAAGAAACAGCTGTGGAGTGATAAAAGGGAAGCAGATTCA